The Maylandia zebra isolate NMK-2024a linkage group LG14, Mzebra_GT3a, whole genome shotgun sequence genome includes the window acatacataaaacATTAGCAAAACTACAGAAATCACATCACAGCATCTTGTTATTCACTATACTAATTGgatttggcacaaaatgcatccTATAATGTTGTCCTGGGGCCATTTGATCAAATCTGATTAAAGAGGGCGTTCTTAGTCAGCAATAGACTGAGCTCTCTGTAAGGCAGTAGTGTGATACAGTTTATCTAATGAGATTTTTCCAGCTGTTCTGACAATCTTGTCCAGTTTGTTCCTGTTTGCCACAGTCAGGTTGCCATACCAGACTGAGATAATTCACCATCAacctctgttttttgttttatagtcAAAGAAACAGCAGGAAAGAGCACAAGGTACATTTAAATATGATAATTTTCTCCAGCTTTGCTAAGTGTCTCAAATCCAAAACTAAATTGAACTCTTTTCCTCCGTATCTCCATCTGTCTCCGTATAATTCAGGAGGAGTATCTCTCAGCCTTGACATCCCTCATGCAGGACCCCGGCTCCCCTGAGGTGAAAAAGCCAGCAGtaacagaaaaagacagcaaagaGGGCACTCCTATGGTCAATTACTCCATAGTCATTGACGTCAAGAGTACAGTGTGAAGACAACAATGCTTTGTGGGGCTTTTTAAACCACATCCAGTTGTGCACAAACTAGGTGTGGCATCTTAGTGGAACTGTAGCACTCTTTTTTtccaagtgttttgtttttctgtagcATTGAAGTAAAAaactgtgtatgtatatatcctGAATAATGTGAGATTTTGAGCAGATTAGCATTGATGACTTTACTGTTTAAACTAAAGACTGTATAAAGGATGTACGTAGTCACCCCTTGATACTAGACTCCACATTCTgaagcctctgtgctttttgagCCATGACCTCACATATTTGTACTAGAGGGTGGAGTGCTAACAAACTATTCATATTCATAAATTGTAATATATCTGGTAATTAGCAGTAAGTCACAGACTAATAAAATACTCATTAGGCCATAATACTAGACTCCTGCAGGAGACACAAACCCCTATGGGAAAATTAAAGCACCTGCCCTAGAGAACAAGGGGGCAGCTAATAGTATCTTTTTATCAGGCCATAATACTAGACAGCACAAAAAGTCCAGTTCTGTGACAGAACAGGTTACAACTATGTCTGCAGACCCACACAACGTAATAAGATGGATGActtatttaaaatgattaaataccaaattaaatacaaaatgcatccACCCTTGAGTTGTTATGAAAGGGAAAAGCATCCATAGAAAtcaaaactgtttttctttttcaccatCCTGTAAATATTTCAACATGAGTCACTCACTTTTGAAGCACTTAGGAACTGCAGTTTGGGGCACCTGCCGGcttttttattcaaatgcatAAAATTTGCACTTTTAGAAAAAAACTAAATCTTACTTGAATTTTTCATTATTACAGTTTCTTTTcagatgtatattttttttgatCTGTCAATAAAGTGATTCCAAAGTAAATATCTTTCATCTTTAACTTCTTAGTTTTAACAAACTCATTACAAGCACAGCAAACAGTCCCACATACTGATGACTGTCACACTGCTCCAACATGAAAAAAGTCCTTCTAGTGTCTttgcaatgcttaattagtcaGGACCATCTGCTACGACAAAAGGAGTGAAGCTATAAATACATTTCTGTACTATGTGTGATTCAGATGTAAATAGACTGAACTGCAGCTTCTCTGCAGCACTGTTGTGGAAAATAATTATGGAGTCAGTTGTTTGTTCATATAGAGTAATTGTAATAGGGTTAGGGAACGACATGTTGGGTCTGAAGCATCACAGACATCACacagttatttttaaaagtttatatttttaaagactTTTAAAGGTTTTCCCACAGCAATTGTAGCACTTACAGAGTTGTCTTAGAAAATTCTGTCACCAAGCAGCCTCGAGTTTCATTTTTGATTTTGTACCCAACGCAGTGACTTACTCCAGGACTGTAAAAACATTTCTTATTTACAGTATTTGAGTAAACAATACAATCAATGATCTGTGCATTGTGTGATGAGAAAATGTGCGTCCATGTTGATACTGATGATAAAGACTAACAGACCTCtgttacatgaaaaaaaaatcacgtatctataacaaaatgcaaaaggAATAATCAAAAATATACCAAAAAATATGATACATTTAAGTGTATATTAACTGTGACCCCGTGAAGCATTGTCCAGTTATGTACTGATGCACAGAGAAGTTTATGAATTCCTATTACATCTTCATCTCTTCTTGTAAAGACAAGGCTTCAACTGTAGTCCAACTTTCTTCAGATTTTCTGGAGCCTTTCCCGTCTTCGCAAATTCAAAGGAGTAGAAATGACTATTTTCTGTGtcctgaaaggaagaaaaagacaaaataacagTAATTCTAGCAGACAAACATGAATGTTTAAGCTATTACTCATCACGTGGTCCAAGTGTTCTTCAGACTCAGTTGTTTAGACGACATTGATCTACTTGTGACAAATTTATTAAGCATTTTTCAGCAACAGGCTCTTAAAAAGGACAacgacaaaagaaagaaaatacaccTGAACACagtaaatattatatatttacatgtttaattCAGACTTTCATCTTATAACTGTGACatgctttaattttttaaagaagGAAGAAGTACTTGTTTTCCTGTAAACATGGTCCCAAGCATCACCCCTTTTTCTCACCTTCGACACCATCTTGAATCCAAGACTTGACAGTGCAGTGATGAAGTTTCGCACGTTGTCGAATCTGCTTGCCACTTCTGCTATTTTAAGGACTCCTCTGCAACAAAGGTGCCAAAAAATAATGAGAAACACAGTGTGTGCACGACATTAAACACATGCATATGCAGAATCCTTGTCACACCTCTTTTTTAGCACTCGATTGGCCTCTGCTAAAAAGTCCGCCAGATTGGTCCCCATGAGGGACAGGCAAAACACAGCGAGGTCCACAGAGGCGTCATTAAGAGGCACCTGCAGACACGGGGCGTTTCATTTTAGTTCCATTTTACGACAATCGCAGTGCAATTGTGTCTGTATTTTGCAGAAAGACACTCACGTGGGCCATGTCACAGACCGTAACCAGCTCACAGGTGGCTGCCAGGTCAAAGCTATGAACTTTGTTCTTCACGCTGCGCGCTATTTTACAGTCACCACAACCAAAGTCGGCAACCACGAGAGAGGAAGgtctgcaaaaagaaaacagtacagTAGATGTGTTTCTTTTAGTTAGAACTGTTGTCTTCTGACAAACCGCTGATGTTAACGAGGCAAACTTCTCACAGCAGCAAAACCAGGCATCGATTAAACACCCACAGTGCAAAATTATCAGCTGCGTGAGTCCTCGCTGTCGAGAGTGTGCAGCAGAGTAATGTCTTCTGTTTACCGTTTACAGCAGATAAATGATGTCAGCATCCGGAGTTCTACATGAAGAATTCCTTCTTACTCTTGAGATGAGCAGAGACGGTCTGGAAATGTTTTGGGAAAAGTCTGAAAGTAACAGTGTACACAGCACACCGTGCTTTCTGCTCAAAATATGATGAATCGTTCAGATGTTGAGCTGAGGTGATTAAGAATCTCCTGTCTTAAGCAGttttacacatgcactgcaAACATTGAACTTTTTCCAGACATTACCAAACACAAGTGCGTGTGAGAACACAAACGTTTGAAGcaaatgaagcagatgtgatCTCTGTTGCAGGTGAATTTATGGTGAGCCAGTGGGTGTCCCAACCCCACTGCATGCTCTATGCAGACAGGAACCCAACTGAGGATTTCCATTAGTGTGAATATGATGCCTAATAATGACAGAAACCCCTCCCTATTCTCTTTTTTATATATGCACAATGTCACATTGTTTAATGGCACACAGCTCTGTGAAAATCGCAGCCTTGCTGTCCAGTCCTTGTGCTTAAGATGGTTTGCAATTCAGAAGAAAGATGTTTTAAAGGGAAAGGAGATAAAATAGTTTGTTTAGACAGGTGACGAACAGAGGGGCTTAAATCAAAAGTATTATTTTGAAGGGTGAATCAGGCAAAGCAACTCTAGTAAAGTCCAAGAAAAAGTATGGAGGTGGAAATGAGCATCAAAGACCCACTTTAAAGATCATCCTGTGATGAAAAGATCTTAAAGCACAATTCCATCAGTGCACAGTTTGACAAACCAACCTATTCGGTCAGACAACACACTGCAGTGCAGACATTTAAGATTTCATTTTAAACCTTTTGTGCTCAGAGGTCCTGTTCAGCTTTCTGGAGCTTTTCCCTGCCTCCAAGGGACTTTTTCATCACATGAACTTGTCTTAAAGAGGTGGGCTTTGTTATCATCAGGTTAATTGTTTCTGTTTGAAACGCTGCCCAAGGATTGTTATAGCAAAGCCATTATCAGGCGGTCTCACACTTTCTTGACCAGAGAGCACTTTAAGTGGTCTGTGCTCCAACCCCCAATTCAATTAATGCTAAAGCAGTTTAAATAAATGGAtattcccagctgtgctctttGGAACTATTTGTATTCtaaaacatttcagtgtttatacTTCATGGATATATTACCTGATTGTTTCACAGTCATATCACAGCTTCTACTGGCCCAAAGGTTAAAAGGGTGGGAGTAAAGAACACAATGTGCTTGTTTGTGTTGCTGGTGTAAATGTGTATGCCAGCTATAGGCATACACATTTGAAAAATTTGGCACAATTTTATAAATTTGTAATCATGAAGATTCCTTGGTTGTGGGCAAAATTCTATTTCATGCATTAACATCACAGAAAATTGAAGGCTTCTCACTTTTTCTGAATATAAGAGATGATGGCGTCCACTGGATTGGCGGGCCACCTCTGAACCTGAGCCGTGTAACCTTTGTGGTAGATCCAGAAAGCCTGTGGGTCCTGCTTGAACATACGCTTCGCCTCGCCGCTGGACGTGCTGTACAAAACTTCGTTAATGTAGCGGAAACGAGCGGCCTCCAACCGCTGCTCCATCCGGGACCTGAGGGAGGCAGAGCGGTCTTGTTTCACCTCTTCCTCTGACTCTGCTGGCTTATCTTCCTGCTCTGCAGGAGTCTCGTGGTGCTCTGTCTCCTCGCTGTGCAGCATCCTCTGCAGCTTCTGTCTTTTCAGACTCTGAGCTTTGCTCTGCTCAGGTTTCAGTCTTTTCATGGGGAACTGCTGCCGATTAACTTTAATCTCCACTGCAGGTTCACGTGTTTTCTGTTCTGATCCATCAGCAGAAGATTCAGGCACACATTTCTGAACTGGGACACACTTTGTTTCCTTCTCATTACTCGCCTCCTCAGGGtgtttctcatttttctttttttgattgtttttgccAGTGTTGCTGTTGCTATGTGAATCAGGTTTAACTACTTCCTTTAGTTCATGTTTACCCACAGactttactttatttacttcCTCCTCAGGCTGTTTCTGGcggtatttatttttacatttcctcttgttcttcattttgtttttccactgttttcTGCCAATCTTTTCTGTGTTCTGTGGATTGTTTACATTCATCAGCAATTCAGTCATTTCTTTATTCTTCTCCTCCCCTGAAGATGTGCCATTTGCCTTTGAAGATCCTtttggaagaaaacaaaaaaacagtttagtCAATATTTTACACTCAGGAAAGATTGAGGCTGGTACTACGTACTATGCAAAAGTCTTCAGTGACCCCtaatttctttaagtttttcttccaaggagccagacttttgCAATGATGTAGtgatcttgagcaatagttctccaggctttctgaaagaCTTAAGTcttaagtttttctttggacattggctgcttcttCACTCATTTCTATCCTTCCACCTGACCTTTTTCAGGGCAAAGAAAGACATCTAACACAACTAATTTTGAATTGTTACTTGCAGCCTGTTGCAAGAGCATAATTTATCCCCATTTATTGAATTGAATCTACAAagaaatgccaaagataacacagattGACAgatataaaatagtatttttgcaccacaaTGGAGAAGCATTGAGAAGGTCAGAAGGTGTTGCACTGTGTCTATTTGGCTCTAGAGAAAGCATATAGTATGGACAGATGGACAGAAGTATATGAAGATGTCCAGGACATGAATGAGGACACAGAGACTGTGGTGGGGTGTGCGGTAAGAGGCACAGATAGGTTTAATGTGGTGACTGGATTACATCTGACTCCCTTTTTGTTTCCAGTGGTGAAAGATGAGTTTAGGCAGGATTCTCATGGACAATGGTGTTTTCAGATAACActgtgatctgtagtgagagtgtgtggaagagagcccggagaggtggaggacagaatacatgtgtgtgaatgagagggggACATGTGTAACAGTGAAGATGCAAGAAATAGAGGTCATGAAGGTGGACAAGTTAAAAGACCAGGGCAAGATCATCAAAAACAACAGATAATTAGCAGAGAGTGCAGGCTGGGTAGAGACGAGTGACAGAAGGACAGCCTGAAACGTGAAAGGGAAATTTTttaagatggtagtgagacctgctgtgatgtagAGTTTTAAGACAAAAACATAAGAGGCATACCTGGATgtggcagagttgaagatgCTAAGATTTTCACTGGGAGTGACAAAGTTAGACAGGATTAGATATGAGCATGCTGAGCAGTTTAGAGATAgagttagagaggcaaggcaaggctgagatggtttggacatgtgcagaggagggatgctGGACATATTGGACAAATGATGCTGAAGATGGAACTCCCAGgcaggagaaaaagaggaagaactcagaggacatgcagagggttggttgACAGTGGAAGATGCTAGGGACAGGGTGAGATGGAAACAAATGGCCTGCAGTGGCGACCTCTAAATAGATGAACTAATTTctcattttcttaaaaaaatacaaagaaatgagatgtGATTCAAGACTTTGCACAATACTGTACATCCAAACACTCCAATTACAGATGCTGGATTAAAAACTCTAATGTGGCAAACCACTGTGTCAGATTTCTAAGCTTATAACCAGCTAATTACTCACCagctttattgtttttcttcctcttttttggtGCAGGTTTCTCCTCCTTTAAGATCTGGTCTGTGTTCTCTTGCTGCTCCTCTGTTTTTTCTGcaagttttctcttttttcttctcttcttctttgtcctAATGTTTGATGGAGCTTCTTCGGAGTCTTCATCACTGTCCTGTTTATGGTTGTCGCTCTTCCACTCTGGTACTGACCCCAGAGTCTTCAGTGTCCGCATCAGGCTGCTTTTACCCACAACCCTGGGCTGATCAGAGGATCACAGCAGGTtgaataatatatttttaaaacgaGTAGCGACTACCATAAGTAGAAACATAGTAATGCTTTGCGAGAATAAAAAGTTTTCCGTAAGCGCAAAAGAAACACGTACCTTCACATTGATGCCACTGCTTGTCTTCTTGGTGTTACTGAGGGCAGGTTTACTCAAGATCTGACCCTCTTCTTCATCATTCCAGTCTTCATCCTCGTTAaacatgtttctgtgtgtcCTTTTAGAAAAACGCACACCTTTGTAAACCGCTACTGGAGATGAAAAACTCTTTCGAGCGCACTTCTTTGCTATCAGAGAGCTAACCTATAGTCCTATATGATGTCTGAACTACTCACGAGTTTGTTTCTCAGGCAGCAAAACGAGTTGATTTACGTGTCAGAGGAACTCTTCCCGCTGTTTGCATGAAACCTTTTTATCTAATGAACGTGTAACTACACGTAATACCTAAAAGAAATAAAGTTATTCTCAAGCAAAAGCCACGTTGGTTCAGTGTCATGCGCGTCAGGGAAGCAAAACAGAGTTACGGGCGCACATAACTGACGTAAGCACACCGGAGATATCTGGGAAATGGCGTTTTCCGTGATGACGTGGATAAACATTCAGCTTCTCTTAATTTTAAGGATTTTAAGTTGtattaataaaaacaacttaaaaatagttaaaataaaaatgcaactcTTCAGTGGCTCCAACGATTTTCAAGAAAATATAGTTTTACAAAGATTTCTCTCACCAAACATGTCTCTGAATAATCAAAATTAACAGTGTTTTTGTTAGGATCTTATAGATATTTGTAAGATCCAAtctaaacaacaataaacagaCGGACTGACTTAAGTAAACCTACAtatcaaatacacaatataTTTGTTGCATAATTGTTATATTCTGTAATTAGGGACACGCAAAAGGACACACTgggtttaataaataaaattaaaaaaaacatttttcctttttacttGAAATTTGAAACTTACTTTACTTGAAATTATTTGTTTACTTAAAACTAGTAAATTAGACGGAGGGAATGATTTCCAGACCACTGAGGCCATATGTATGTTCTTAATCacctgtaataaaaaaaactttcttaAACATCATATTACATACCATGCAATATGACAAGAAATGTTGTGTTTAAGGATGGATTTTCCCCTTTACAGACCCCAAAATGTGTCTGTAACATGTCTTTGTGCTTATGATTAGAGACAGAAGAATGGAGAATTTAAACTTAATCTGCAGACACTACAAACAACagacagttttatttacatgtttaccGCTTAAGTGGACCCACTAGGAAAGCTCCTTCcttgttcatttgtttgcttttaaatgaaataagtaGAAAGCCCTATGTCACTTCAGAAGGAAGATATGACAATTTAAACTGACCCTCTGTAAAACTCAGATCCTTTACAAGGTTCAAAacggtgcgtgtgtgtgtgtgtccttcatgaaggcctacctggaggagattaggaacctggagacctggtgccaggagaacaACCTCCTCCTAAAtgtcagcaagactaaggagctgatcgtggacttcactaaaAAGCAGGTGAGGAATTATGAGCCCGTGATCATCAATGGCATGCCAgcggagagagtggacagtttccggtACCTGgatgtccacatcactcaggacctgtcatggtcctgccacATTAGAACCCTGGTTAAGAAAACCCGACagtgtctcttcttcctcagaaggcTTAGAGatttccatctgccactgagggtgctcaagaacttttattcctgcaccatcgagagcgtcctgaagGGAAACTGCACCTGGTTTGgtaacagcaccaagcaggacagacaagATCTGCAAAGAGTGGTGCGCTCGGCCGAACGCATCATTCGATCAGAGCTTCCTGACCTGCTGTTCATCTAAACCAAGCGGTGCAAGActaaagctaggaa containing:
- the rrp8 gene encoding uncharacterized protein rrp8, producing the protein MFNEDEDWNDEEEGQILSKPALSNTKKTSSGINVKPRVVGKSSLMRTLKTLGSVPEWKSDNHKQDSDEDSEEAPSNIRTKKKRRKKRKLAEKTEEQQENTDQILKEEKPAPKKRKKNNKAGSSKANGTSSGEEKNKEMTELLMNVNNPQNTEKIGRKQWKNKMKNKRKCKNKYRQKQPEEEVNKVKSVGKHELKEVVKPDSHSNSNTGKNNQKKKNEKHPEEASNEKETKCVPVQKCVPESSADGSEQKTREPAVEIKVNRQQFPMKRLKPEQSKAQSLKRQKLQRMLHSEETEHHETPAEQEDKPAESEEEVKQDRSASLRSRMEQRLEAARFRYINEVLYSTSSGEAKRMFKQDPQAFWIYHKGYTAQVQRWPANPVDAIISYIQKKPSSLVVADFGCGDCKIARSVKNKVHSFDLAATCELVTVCDMAHVPLNDASVDLAVFCLSLMGTNLADFLAEANRVLKKRGVLKIAEVASRFDNVRNFITALSSLGFKMVSKDTENSHFYSFEFAKTGKAPENLKKVGLQLKPCLYKKR